The proteins below are encoded in one region of Podarcis raffonei isolate rPodRaf1 chromosome 6, rPodRaf1.pri, whole genome shotgun sequence:
- the STX6 gene encoding syntaxin-6 isoform X2, giving the protein MSMEDPFFVVKGEVQKAVNTAQGLFQRWTELLQDPSTATREEIDWTTNELRNNLRSIEWDLEDLDETISIVEANPRKFNLDATELGVRKAFITSTRQVVRDMKDQMSNTSVQALAERKNRQVLLGESGTHGWSSGADKYGRLDREMQSVNSHFIEEQQAQQQLIIEQQDEQLELVSGSIGVLKNMSQRIGGELDEQAVMLDDFSHELDSTQTRLDNVMKKLAKVSHMTSGKHAT; this is encoded by the exons ATGTCCATGGAGGACCCCTTCTTCGTGGTGAAAGG GGAAGTTCAGAAGGCAGTGAACACTGCACAGGGGCTGTTCCAGAGATGGACAGAACTCCTGCAAGATCCATCCACCGCTACAAGAGAAGAAATAGACTGGACCACTAATGAACTGAGGAACAACCTAAGGAGCATTGAGTGGGATCTTGAAGACTTAGATGAAACTATTA GCATTGTTGAAGCAAACCCTCGAAAATTCAACCTTGATGCAACAGAGCTAGGAGTAAGAAAAGCCTTCATCACAAGCACACGACAGGTGGTCAGG GATATGAAGGATCAAATGTCAAACACTTCTGTTCAAGCACTGGCTGAAAGGAAAAACAGGCAG GTCCTTCTGGGAGAAAGTGGAACTCATGGCTGGAGTTCTGGGGCTGACAAGTACGGCCGCTTGGATCGCGAAATGCAGTCGGTAAATTCCCACTTCATTGAGGAGCAGCAAGCACAGCAACAG TTAATCATCGAACAGCAGGATGAACAGTTGGAGCTGGTCTCTGGCAGCATTGGTGTATTAAAGAATATGTCCCAGCGTATTGGAGGAGAGCTAGATGAACAAGCAGT CATGTTGGATGACTTTTCTCATGAGCTGGACAGCACTCAGACACGACTAGATAACGTTATGAAGAAACTTGCAAAAGTGTCCCATATGACCAGTG GAAAGCATGCAACATGA
- the STX6 gene encoding syntaxin-6 isoform X1, translated as MSMEDPFFVVKGEVQKAVNTAQGLFQRWTELLQDPSTATREEIDWTTNELRNNLRSIEWDLEDLDETISIVEANPRKFNLDATELGVRKAFITSTRQVVRDMKDQMSNTSVQALAERKNRQVLLGESGTHGWSSGADKYGRLDREMQSVNSHFIEEQQAQQQLIIEQQDEQLELVSGSIGVLKNMSQRIGGELDEQAVMLDDFSHELDSTQTRLDNVMKKLAKVSHMTSDRRQWCAIIILFAILLVVLILFFVL; from the exons ATGTCCATGGAGGACCCCTTCTTCGTGGTGAAAGG GGAAGTTCAGAAGGCAGTGAACACTGCACAGGGGCTGTTCCAGAGATGGACAGAACTCCTGCAAGATCCATCCACCGCTACAAGAGAAGAAATAGACTGGACCACTAATGAACTGAGGAACAACCTAAGGAGCATTGAGTGGGATCTTGAAGACTTAGATGAAACTATTA GCATTGTTGAAGCAAACCCTCGAAAATTCAACCTTGATGCAACAGAGCTAGGAGTAAGAAAAGCCTTCATCACAAGCACACGACAGGTGGTCAGG GATATGAAGGATCAAATGTCAAACACTTCTGTTCAAGCACTGGCTGAAAGGAAAAACAGGCAG GTCCTTCTGGGAGAAAGTGGAACTCATGGCTGGAGTTCTGGGGCTGACAAGTACGGCCGCTTGGATCGCGAAATGCAGTCGGTAAATTCCCACTTCATTGAGGAGCAGCAAGCACAGCAACAG TTAATCATCGAACAGCAGGATGAACAGTTGGAGCTGGTCTCTGGCAGCATTGGTGTATTAAAGAATATGTCCCAGCGTATTGGAGGAGAGCTAGATGAACAAGCAGT CATGTTGGATGACTTTTCTCATGAGCTGGACAGCACTCAGACACGACTAGATAACGTTATGAAGAAACTTGCAAAAGTGTCCCATATGACCAGTG ATCGGCGACAATGGTGCGCAATTATCATTCTCTTTGCTATCCTGCTGGTGGTGCTTATTCTGTTTTTTGTGCTGTGA